The DNA sequence GAAAGTGGACTTTCCCCGTATCCCGAAGGGGTACATCCTCACAAATAAGATATATATATCTTATTATTATAAAGATACTTACAGCTCTCCATCTAATACTTCCCATCTCCTTTGCAAAACTATTAGCCTGTCCCTTATTTTAGAGGCCGTAGGCCTTGTAATTTTTAGTTGTTCTTTTTAGCCTCCGGTTTCTGTTGCGGAATTAGCTCATCTAGTTTGGCTTTTGAGTGCTCATCCCCCTGTTCCGCTGCCTTTTGATACCAATAGATGGCGTTCTTTTGATCTTTGACCCCGGTGACCCCTGCCAAATACAAATCCCCCACTGACCTTTGGGCATTCATGTAGCCCAACATTGCAGAACTTAATAAAAGTTTAAAGGCTAATTGACGATCTTCTTTAACTTTTTCTCCTACAATATAATATCCAGCTAAAATAAACAATGCTTCGGAATCCCCTTTTTGTGCCGCCTTCATAAACCATTGAATGGACTCTTCCTCTTTGCCTGTTTTGTCTCGCTTGACCAATTCTTTGGCATAGTCCACCTCTGCGTAAACATATCCTTTCATTGCAGACTTTTTGAGCCAATAGAAGGCATTTTCTAAATTTTTATCTGTTACCGTACCAAAACGATAATATTGACTTAATGTGAATTGCGCTTCTGCATGACTACTCATAGCTGCCTTTTTATACCATAAAAATGCCTTCTTCTTGTCCTCTGGAACACCAATTCCTAATGCATAATAAATACCCAATCGATATTGAGCCGTAGCATATCCTGCTTCAGCGGCTTTTAACATCCATTCAAAGCTTTTCTTTTCATCCTTCTCTTTTGTTTCTGCGTAATTAGAGAGAACAGCCATGTTATACATCTGCAGTGGTGTTAATTGATTATTATCTAAACTCATTATATAATCCTGAATTTCCTTAGTATTCAGAACAATTGAGTGAAACCCTTCAGGTAAATAATCATACAGTTTCATTTGCGCTGGCGTATAGCCCTTATTTGCTAATTCAGAATAGATCGTAACGGCTTTATTTATGTCACTTTTTCTCCCGTATCCCACCATGTATTTTTCAGCCTCCTGAAATAATTCATCATCACTTTGACCTTTCACGATCGCATAATCCCCGTGCTTGCCAGAGATGATCTTCATCTGGGCTTCAGATGACTTTTGTGGTGAACAGCCGTAGGTAGTTAGAGTGAACAAGAGTAGTATCAGTTTTTTCATTTTTATCTTTCCTCAGGAATAAACACAGGTTGGGCATCCTTATCATAATATATTTCATAGGGCACACCGTTGGAATACATAGTCCCTTTATTTTTTTCTTTTAAATTTTTATCATTCTTTCTCATCTTTTCTGCTTTTTCTTCATTCTCGATTTTTTTCTCTTCATCTTTTTGCTCCTGTGTTTTGTTGCGTTCCTTTAACTTTCGCATTTTATCAATCCCCATCCCCCATAATTCCTTAATACCTTCAAAAACCTTATTGACATCATCCATACTATTTTCAATAACTTTTTTGCCAGCATCTATAGGATTACCATCACCACCTTTTGCCTTGTCTTTAGCAACTTCCACCACTACCTTCTTAATTACTCCCCCAACTTCTCCGGGGGCCGGAACGAACTCAGCAACACCGCTTACCACAGTATCCTTTGCTGCATCTTTTATCTCTTGCTGCTTTTTATTCAATTTTTCAGCCGCTTGGTCTTTTTCCACTTGTGAATGATGATTAGGATCGGTCCACCCATTCTCATCGGTGCTTTTTTGTAAAGGGCTAGTTCCGCCCCCGACCCCAACCGGCGCACCCGGTCCGGCGAACAGATTGCGAATATCGTTCACATTCCCCATCCATCCCGTATCTGTGTCAGTCTCGTTGCCGCTAGTGGTATTAGCTGACGCCAGAGTCATGACACCGGTGGGTGTCTGGTTCTTATTCCTTCTGCCCAGTAACTCCTGCCAGAAATCCTGTTTTGTATTGTAATCCTGCACGGCATATCCGCCTTGATCAGAGCGGTCATTTTCATACTGGGCCACCAATTGGTCTTGCAGCACTGCCTGCTCCTTGCGCAATTTATTTATCTCCCGGCTAAGTTCCAAGGCCTTCTGTCTTTGCTCCGCTAGGGCCGGGTCACTATTGTATTTTGCGTTCGCTTGACTGAAAACACTCCCCACCCTGATAGATAAGGTCTTGGCCGTATCCACATACGCCCCGTTACGCCCTTCCATTACCGCATCGTACTTGTACGTTACCATCCGACTCCCACCCGTGTTCCAGTCATAACGCCATCTATATTCCTCATATTCAAAGTATCCCAGCCAATAGATTTCCGTGATATTGCCATACTTAAACTCCAAGAGAGGGTCAACTAAATCATGCCTAGACCACTGCGAGATATTGCCATCCTTCTCCAGGATAATCACCTCCCACTCTTTAGGCTGCGGATACGACACCCCGAGCATTGCCGCCAATGGCTTGACCCCTTCGGCTTCCGCCCTCAATCCCGCCAATATCCTTTCCCTGTTCCCTTCATTTTCCTCTTTGTCCAGCCCTGTTAGCCGGGAATTGATACTTGCTGTCCTATTCAGCAACTCTTTATAATGTTTATCGAAATATTCCTTTGAATTTTGGCGTTCAAAGAATAAGAATAAAGCGGCTAAAACCTTGAACGAGTATTTATCTGCGGCAAGTGCCTTCCTATCTTGGATGATAAAAGTTAAACGTACCCTTGAGAACTCCCTGAGTGTCATTGACAGAGTAGAACAGCGAGGGCATGAAACCAGAAAACGCCGTGCCTTTACTGCTAAAGAAATCCAATTATTATTAGAGGTAAGCCCTGCCCATCGTCGCCTTGCCTATCTTGTCGCCCTTTACACAGGGCTAAGAAAAAATGAAGTTGAGAATCTTGAATGGCGGGATATTGATCTGGAAAATAAGAGAATAATTCTACGGGCCGAATTCACTAAAAATAAAAAAGCGGATATCCTTCAGATAGCAAGTGAACTCTTATTAGTGTTTTAAAAGAAAAGATCAGAAATTCAAGATACAAACCAAAGGGTTGTGCAATTTGTTCCTGAATATCGAACGATGCAAAAGGACTTGGAAAAGGCTGGCATTCCTTACAAAGACAAGCTGGGGCGTCAAGTCGACTATCATTCATTCAGGTTGACCTTGGCGACTTGGTTAATAGAT is a window from the Verrucomicrobiota bacterium genome containing:
- a CDS encoding tetratricopeptide repeat protein codes for the protein MKKLILLLFTLTTYGCSPQKSSEAQMKIISGKHGDYAIVKGQSDDELFQEAEKYMVGYGRKSDINKAVTIYSELANKGYTPAQMKLYDYLPEGFHSIVLNTKEIQDYIMSLDNNQLTPLQMYNMAVLSNYAETKEKDEKKSFEWMLKAAEAGYATAQYRLGIYYALGIGVPEDKKKAFLWYKKAAMSSHAEAQFTLSQYYRFGTVTDKNLENAFYWLKKSAMKGYVYAEVDYAKELVKRDKTGKEEESIQWFMKAAQKGDSEALFILAGYYIVGEKVKEDRQLAFKLLLSSAMLGYMNAQRSVGDLYLAGVTGVKDQKNAIYWYQKAAEQGDEHSKAKLDELIPQQKPEAKKNN